The DNA window TCGCCGTTCCGCGTTCAGAGGGGCATCACCATCCGCTCGCGGCCATCTACGCGTGTTCGGTGCGTGCGGAGGCTGTGGCGCTGCTCGCGGACGACCGTCGACGGCCGTTCTTTCTGTTCGAGCGGGTACGCACGCGGATCGTGGCGCCAGAAGAGCTTCTCGCAGACGCGGCCCTCGTCGCTGCGGATCCGACGTTGCAGTCGCTGCGGAATCTGAACACGCCCGAGGAGTACAGGGCAGCGCTCGTCGATGCCGTGAGCCAAGCTAGTTCCTAGTCGCCTGTGGCTGTCACGCCGCGGGCACCTGGCCGATGGGCCCGTCTTTGCCGGGCACGCGCCGACGCTTCGGGGCGACGTCCGTCACTTCTCGGTGAAGCAGCGCGGGGGGGAGCACGCCATGCGCGCGGAATGCCTCCAGCACGCGCTCGGTCACGTCGGTCTGGAACTCCTGCTCGTACTTCACGTCGAGCACGTGCGCCTTGGCCCGTAGCCGCACGGCGAAGTAGTTCTCGTGGACCACCTGGTTGACCACGATCATCCATGGCTTCTTCAGGTACACGTAGCGGTTCGTGGTGAGCGACTCCTGAACCAGCTGCTTCGCGAGCGCGATGTCTTGATCGACCCCCACGAAGAAGTCGAGCTGGAGCATCATGTCGAGCGCGCCGTAGTTCCAGGACGAGACGGCTTCGGTCAGGAACTTGTTGTTGGGGATGGTCACCACGTTGTCGTCCAGGGTGATCAGCCGGACGGAGCGCAGGCCGATGGAGCGCACTTCGCCATAGGTGCCTCCGAACGTGACGCGATCACCGACCTGGAAAGGTCGATCCAGGATGATGGTCACCCCGGCCAGGATGGAAGCGGCGAGGTCCTTCAGCGCGAACCCGACCGTCACCGCCGCGGTGCCCGTCAGGGCGATGACGACCTCGCGTGACAGGCTGACCGACGCGCTGACCGCGAGGAGGATCCCCGTCAGGTAGATGGTGAACCCTGCCAGGGTGGAGATCTGGTTGATCAGCAGCCGCCGATGGGCGAAGCGATGGCCCACCCGTCCGAGCGTGCCGCGCACCAGACGCACCACGAACCAGGTGATGACCAGCACCGCCAGGCCCGTCAGGACGCCGCCGAGGCGGATGATCTCGATGAGGTTGGTGTCCTTGGGGATGTCCAGCGCGATCGTAGGATCCATCGTCGTCCCTCACGGCTCGATGAGGTGCTTGCGGAGCAAGAAGCCGTTCACGGCTCCCTGCCAGCGGGTGGTGACCCGGTAGCGGCGCTCGTCCTCGGCGAGGACACCAAGTTCCTCGAGCCGGACGAGGGCGGCCTCGCACTGCGAGACCGGATAGCGCAGCGAAAACTCGGCCTCCTCGGGGGAGACGTCGCCATGCCAGACGACGCTGGCGAGGACGAACCGCGAGGGCTCGTCGAGCGCCTCCAGATCGTCCTCGTACGGGCTGCGGAAGAGGCGCACGCGGACCTGTCCGTCGCCGTCGGGGACGAGGGAGCGAAGCCAGAAATGCAGCGCGACCCGGGGAGACCCGTTCGCGTGATCCCAGAGCAGGCGCATGTAGTCCTGCTCGGTGCTGACGAGGCGCGCCTCGCGCTCGTGCCCACCGACCTCCTCCAGCAGCAGGTCGTCGTACGAGATGCTGTAGCCGCTGCGCGCGTTGCGTGAGTGGACCAGTGCGGCGATCTCCTGCTCGGTCCAGCGGGGGAGATGCACCGTGGCGCGGAACGCTCCTTCACTCTGCCGAGCGAAGCGCAGGTAGTGGAAGGCGTAGAGGTCCATCGTGCAGAGCCAGAAGGCGCCGTCCCGCACCTGCTCGATGAGCCGTTCCAGGGCGTCCCAGGCCCCCCAGGCGCCGGTGCCGCGTAGGATGAGCCGCTCGGCGTGGTCGAGGACGATGAGCTGTGGCTCCTGGGCGCGAATCCAGGTGGCGAGAGCGTCTGCGCTCGTGCGTGCGTCGTGAGGAGCGCCGAGGGCGGCGCCGAGCTGTGCATACAGCTCTCCAGGGGAGGTGATGCGTCTGGGCAGGGGCACGCGGGTCTGGGGGACGCCTTCGGCACGCTGTGCCGCGGCGGCGAGCCAGCTCGACTTGCCAGCGCCAGCTCCGCCGACGATCAGCATCGAGCCGGTCCGGCCACCTCCACGCCAGGTCGAGAAGGTATGAGAGAAGCGCTCGAGGTCCGGGAAGCGATCGATCCCCTCGGAGGGGTCGGACAGCGGCTCCTCGGAGAAGCAGGCGACGAGATCGGGGGGAAGTCCGAGCGCGGTGAAGCGCGGGGCGTCCTCCTCGGCGCGCCGTTCCAGGCGCTTGCGGAAGAGGTAGGCGAGTACCTTGCGCGACTGCTCGAAGCCGAGGACGAACCGTCGCGCTGCGCTGCTCGCGCCAGCCAGCAAGATGACGCCGAAGGCGGCGACGGCGATGAAGAAGCCGTACCAGCGGTCGCGTGTCGAGCGTACCGCGTCCGCGAGAGCTCCCTTCGTGATCAAGCGCAGGTAGGCGTCGGCGATGTCGCCGCGCCACCGCCTGATCAGCGTCAGGAAGATGGGGATCGCGCCGAGCCAGGCGAAGCGGCGCACCTGGTGGTGGATGAACGCCTCGCCCACCAGGGCGGCCGTGAGGGACAGCACGACCCGGACGCCGAGTGCATAGCGACCGACGAAGCGCAGCGAGCGCAGCACCTTCGCGCTGGTCGCCTCGCGGATGGGCGCGTTCGGGGTGCTCGACAGCCACTTGATCGAGCGGTGGGCCGCGTTCAAGCAGAGCCGATAGAGGCCGTACCAGATGAGCAGTTCGTAAGCGATCTGCGCTTCGGGAAAGCTCGCCACCGGGCCCAGCGCGCCATGGATGCCCCAGATGGCGGCGAGGAAGATCAGCTCCGGTGACAGCGCCGCGAGCACGTCGAGCGCACGCTGGATGGCTCTGAGCAGCGGGGGTCTCCGGATCACCCGGGACGCGGCCGTCCAGCTCCTGTCGACGATGCGCCGGCGCCGCCGGAAGGCGTAAAACGCCGCCGCGAGCACGAGCAGCACGGGCGCGCCGCGGGTGATCAGGGCACCGATGACATAAGGATCCCGCAGCGCAGCGCGAGCGCGGTGTCCGAGATCATCGCGGGTGAGGGCATACCAGCGTGCCCTCGCGCCCACATGCCACGCCTCCCAGCCGAGCTGCGCTCCGCCCTCTGGACCCAGCCCGAGCACCTCGTCCCGTCGCGTCTGGCTGAGCTTTCCCAGCAGCTGCACACGCGATCGGTTCAGCTCGCGTTCGCCGGCGAGCAGCTCGTTCATGCGCTCCGACGAGAGCCTCCGGGCCTCCAGGATCAGTGCGCGCTCTCCCTCGACGAGCGTCTCGGCCAGGGACAGCAGCTCCTGGCGCTCGCGACCGAGTTCCGTGCTGCCCGTGGGCAGATCGGCGGGGAGGTTGTAGCGGGGGACCTCCGCTCGGGACGAGACCTCTCGAAGCGCGGCTTCGGTGTCCGGCTTGAGGGCCTCGAGCTGGGACATGATCCGGCCGTAGAGCGCGTCGGTCGCTGAAGCCCCGGGCGTCGCCTTCTCTGCGGCGTCCACGAGTTCGAAGATCCGGGCTTGCCTCGCGCTCGATGCGCTCGCGTCCTGGCTGCGCCGGCTCGAGATCTCCTCGCGCATCCGTGCCTGATCGCGTCGCACCTGCTCGGCGCGCGCCCGCTCGCTGGCGATGGCGCGCTGCGCTGCGCTTCGGGCTTGTTCGGCCTCCACCAGGGCCCGTTGCCGTGCTTCCTCCGCGGCAACCGCCTCCTCGGCGGCCCGGTTCCGCTCGGCCTCGGCGGCTTCTTGCTGTCGAGCGTTCCGCGCCCGCTCTGCTTCCGCTTCGGCGATGCGCCGCCGCTCCCATGCGGGCTTGCTCAGTAGCGCGATCTGCGCCTCGGCGACCTCGCGCTCCAGCTGCCGGAGTTCCTGTTCTCTTCGTTCGACCTCGGGCGATCGCGGTGGTGGCGCTTCGTGAATACCCCCGTCTGTGCCGGCGTCGCTCCCGGCGTCCACGAGTTCCGGCGTGCGTTCGGTATTCTGTTTCGCTTCGAGTTCGCGTCCGAGCTCCAGCCGTCGCCGCGTGACGGCCGCGTCGTCGGTCAAGTCGATGCCGAGCAGCGCCGTGCAGGTGAGATCCCGCTCCGGAAGGGTTCCACGGCCCAGCGCTCGTAGCGCCTGGAGCTGCTGGTCGAGCAGTTCCAGGCGCTGTGCGAGTGCGTCGAGGGCCGTCGCTTCTGGAGCGTCGGTCCCCGTTTCGGGGACGCCTCCGTCGACCACCTCGTCCTTCGAGGCTCCTGCGTCGGTGGGTATGCCCGCGTCCGACGCCCCCTTGACCGTCCCTGTATCGCCGGGAGCCGCCGATCGTGCAGTCGCGGCGAGGGCGACGAGCAGCAAGGTCGTTCCGAGGGTCGCGAGACCCCTGTGCACCGTCATCCGCCGTACCATTCCCAGCGCCAACCCCAGCAGTCTCCCCCCTGTTTTGCAAGCGCTGCGATGTCTCGCGGTGGCCGCGGGAACAACAGGACTGCATCTTGGCTCGATGGGGCCGGCCAGGCCCGAGCGCGTGTGCCTCCGCGTGGAGGCGGATCAGCCGAAGCGCATCGGCTGGAGTCGTCCCACGAAGGGGTCGTCGCTGGCGAGCTGCGCATGCGCCACCGGATCACGAGTCTTCAGCGTGCTCAGAAGCTGCTCCAGCGCGCGCGCCGAACCGAACACGTTCGACCGCGCTTGCTCTGCTGCCGAGACGCAACGCCTCACCAGGTTGCGCGAGATCTCGGGCAGCGCGAGGGCCGTGAGCGTCATCGACCACAGGCCGTCGAGTACGTTTTGAGCGGCGGGCACCTCGAGCAGACCCGCCAGCGTGAGCAGGAGGGCTCCGCGCTGTCCCGCTGGACTCGCCAGGGGGCCCTCGGCGGGCAAGTATCCGAGGTCGAGGGCACGACGCAGAGCGTCCGCTGCGCACAAGAGGGATTTCACCTCCTTTGCTGCGTGGCTGAGGAAGCTGTGGAACAGCACTTCTGCGACGAACCCTCCTTCGACTTCCGGCGCCGGGAGGAAGCGTACGAGGGCCGGTAGTTTGTCGAGGTCCTGCGGTGGTGCCGTCCCTGTCGGTACGTCTTCAGGGGGTTCCCGGTGGCTATAGAACCCACCGGAATGAAACGGGTAGAAGAGTTCGCTCAACCCCGGGAGGCCGACCCACAGCTCCGAGTACTGGGCGACTCGGTTGAGGCTTCCAGCTGCCCAGCTCAGCCCGTGTGCGGCCTCTCCGCTCACCTGCGAGACGAGGACGCCTGGGTCACGCGCTTCCAGGGAGGCGTGGACGTCCTCCGCGATCTCCGTCAGGTGGAAGTCGAGGAATCCGTCGTAGTAGTCGGCTCGCCCGTCCTGGTTCACGTCGCTGTACCGAGCGACGACCAGCGGGTGCGAAGGACCCACGAACTGCACGAACCCCGGCGAAGATTGATGCGGGTGACGCCACTGGGCCTTGCGGATTCGCTCGCTGATTTGCTCGTGTGTTTCGCCGTGACGCATCCCCTCCAGGACGGCGAGGAAGCAGTCCAGGCCTTCCGATGCGCTGACCTCGCCCTGAGCATCCTTCTTGAAATAGGTCGAGTCCCACGACGAGTAGATGTCGGCATCCGGAAACATGCGCGAGATGGCAAAGCGTGTCGTCAGCCCCGCGCACTGCGAGTTCATCATCAGTTTGTACCCCGCCTGGAGCACCCGCACCGTCGCGGCTCTCATGTCGAAGGCTCCGAGCTGGGCATGACGGTTGATGAGGAGCCCGGTGAAGAAGGGGCTCCCCATCTCCATGTGCTCGTCCCTGGGAAGCGCCGTCCGTACGAAGAGCCGGATGGGTTGGCCTGCAGGCGTGGTGAAGGGCGCCTCGAACGCCCGATAGCTCGACCTGTGGGTCGGCGGGGGTGGTGTCCCTTCAGGCAGAGCGATCTCTCGGAATCCGAGAGCGTTCACCAGAAGCCGGTTCTCACCCTCCACGAACTCGCTGGCCGAACAGATGGCGAAGTTCCAGGGGCCTCGCAGCTCGGCATAGGGAGGGGCTTCACGCAGCAGACGCCGGACCAACGTTTCCGTCTCTCGCCGGTGAGCCTCCGTGAGCGCAGGGGCGCGGAGCTGGAGCAAGTGGATCGCATGCGCGCGCAAGGCGGGCCGTGCGGTCTCGTCGTCCTGTTCGGCGTGCAGGAGCCGCAGCATCTCGGCCGTCGCTTCCTCGGCCAGGTCAGTGAAAGAAGGATCTCGTAGCGCGGTGGCGACCAGGTGGGAGAGGACCGTCAGCCCTGCCGAGCGTATCTGCGCGGCGTCGAGCACATCTCGGCGGGCCACGGGGCCACCCACGGCTGCAACCTCGAGCGCGCCACGCACCTGCGTCAGGAGGCCGGCGCCTTGCCGCGCCGAGAGGCGCTCGGGTCGTGTCGAGGTGCTCGGCTGGAGCGAGGACGTCGGGAACAGGCGTTCGAAGCCCGTCTGACGTCGTGACGAGATCCAGCGTGCGGCCGTCACCAGCGCCTCGCGTGCGTCCGTTCCTCGAGGCGCGAGGGAGGGGGTATGGCTCAACGCGCCGCTCGGCAAGAGCCAGAGCGGTGCCGCGTCTGCGCGTCCTGCCGTCAGGTCGACGGGATGAGGGGTGGTGGGGGGTTCGTCGTGCGCTTCAGGGGCTGCGACCGTCCAGGTCACGAGGTGCTCGGTAACGCTCGCGTCGCTGGCCCTGGCTCCCTTCATGATCCACCAGCGTGTACGCGCGAATTCCTGTCAGGCAACAGGATTGCGGCGCTCAGGTGTGCTCAGGGGGGTGACGGTGCTGCCGCGCAGCGAAACGTCGCTGCGGGTTCCGTGCTCGCAAACGGGTAGGGGCTGTTGTTCACGGCAGCCGACGCCTGCGTCCACTCTTCCTGGGAGGGTAGCCGCTTGCCTTCGGCCCGGCAGAGCGCCTCCGCGGCGTCGCGACGTACGCAGCGGGCTGCAGGTTCCGCTTCCGCCGGAGGACTGGCGGCACAGGGCGCTCCACTCGGGGCTGGGGCATGAGCCAGACACTGGCCTCGTTCTGCGCATGCGGCGTAGCGCGCGGCCGTGACCTCACGCTCGTCGAGGCACAGCTGTTCTCCGACCTGCGCCATCCCCTGGGGACAGGAGCCTCCTGGTGTGGGCCGCTGCCACCACAGGATGAGCGCCGAGCCCACCATCAGGATCGCGGCGCCTCCCAGGAGTGAGGTCCATCGCTGGGGCGGTGCTGCCGGCGTCGCGTCTCCTGGCCGATGAGTGCCTTCCGAATTCTGGTGAAGTGCGGTCGGGGGCTCGGGCCTTCGCGAGCTTGCGACCTCTTCGATCTGCGCGGTCGCGGCGGTTGCGGCGATTGCTGCCGTGGTCACGTCGGCCACCGAGGCGGCCGCCGTCACGGTGGTTGCGGCGTTCGAGGTGGCCACGGCGGGGGAGCTGGAGACTGGGCTTGCTGGGGACGCCTCGCCCTCGTCGGGGAGGATACCGACGGCACCGAGCTCGCTGCGCGAGAAGCCTCCTGGCTCGGAGAACCTTCCTGGGTCGGAGAACCTCCCTGGTTCCGAGAAGCGGTCGGTGGCTGCCCCTTCGTCGACGTGGCTCACCTCGTCATGGAGTGATGACGACGCGGTTACATCCGGCAGGGGGGTCCCGTCCCCTGCGACGCCCGCCGACGAGACGGACGACGGCTCTTCTCGGAGGCCGTTCACCAGCGCGAACTCACCTGAAGCCGTCCGTGCGCGAGCGGGTGGGCCGAAGGGGCGGAACGTCACGTTTCCGAAGCGAACGAGTACTTTTCCGATCTCCTGCAGAGATGGACGCTGCTCTCGGTCGACGGTGAGCATCTTCTCGAGCAGCAAGGCGATGATCGAGGGAACTTGCGGCGCGACCAGCCGGACGCGTGTGACGGTTCCGGCCAGGATCCGCTTCAGTATCTTCTCCGTGCTCGAGCCGTCCAGAGGGCGCACGCCGGTCAGCGCTTCGTACAGGACGACACCCAGCGACCAGACATCGGCGCGGTAGTCCACCTCGGGCGTTCCGAGGATCTGCTCTGGTGCCATGTAGTGTGGCGTTCCCAGGAGCGTTCCGGGCTCGGTCTGGCCTGCAATCCGAGCCGCTTCTCCTTCCACGGCGGTGATCCGGGTGATGCCGAGATCGAGCACCTTCACCCGAGCGCTGCCGACCTGTCCCAGGCCCGGCTCCACCAGGAAGATGGTCTCCGGCCTGAGGTCGCGATGGACGATCCCCAGGGAATGGGCTGCGCCCACGGCCGAGATCACCGGCAGCATGATGCGCGACATCTCGGGGAGATCGATCCGTCGCTCTCGTTGCAAGCGGGTGCGCAGGGTCTCGCCGTTCAGCAGATCCGTCACGATGGCTGGTGTCCCGTCGGCGAGCACCAGCACCTCGTGAATGGTGATCGCGCTCGGGTGCCTCAAGGCGGCAGCCGCGCGTGCTTCTCGCAAGAGCCGCTGGTTCACCTGAGAGCCGCGGGCGGCGGTGGGGGAGAAGAGTTTGATGGCGACAGGAGGGCCACCGTCGAGACGGACGGCGGACCAGACCGTGCCCATATCGTTCTCGGCGATGACGCGCGCGAGCCGATAACGCCCTTCGATGATGCTGCCGTCGTTGAGCTCGAGCCCCACGTGATCCGTCCCTCGTCGTCGCTGGCGTACCCCTCAGGGAGGGTTACGCCGTGCCTTCGTCATATGCCCGCCCACACGGTTCCGGTGCGACGGCGCTCGTTGTAGGCGTCGACCGTGAGGGCATAACGCATCAGCTCGTTGGTGACCGGGTGCTGGAGTAGCACGCGCGGCTCCTCGGTGGAGCGGCCGATTTCCCGGTCGAAGCGGCGCAGGTAGTCGATCGCCGCCAGCAGGTCTCCGGACAGGATGTACGCGATCCGGTACTCGCTGCGGCGGACGCCGATGGTGAACGAACGCGGATCGAACGCGGCGCTCACCTTGCCGACGAGTTCTTCGAGCTGCTTCCGCTGTCGCCTGCCGATGGCCCGCTGTACCGAAGGCAACATCTGCTGGGCAGCGTGCTCGCGTGCATGGGTCAGCTCGCCGGAGAAGAAGCTCGGCTCCAGGGTGCGCATGGCTGCGAGCAGCATTCCGTCGGCAGCCTCGATCGAGATCTCGTCGAGGAACGTGAAGCCGAGGGCGACGCGTGAAAGGAGCCGACCCAGCGCGAACGCCTGCTCCAGTTCTGGCAGTTCGACGAACGAGGTGGCTGCGACGAGTGCCGGTGGATCTCCGGGGTACACGCGCGCGGCCCCTTGCCAGGCTGGCGAGAGGTACAGCTCGAACGCCTCCACGCCGAGCGCGCGGGCCATCCGCTCTGCGAGGATTCTCGTGGGGTGACCGTCTCGCGGGCTCACCCGCTCCCGCGAACCAATCCCGAGGTTGCTCAGCTCGAACCGGATGGCCTTGGCTGCCACCGGTGCCAGCGCTACCGCGACGTCGACCATCGCGTTCTGTGCCTCGGGCACCAGAAGATCGTTCACCTCCTTGCCCGCGAGGACGCCGGGCGGGAGGGCTTCCGCCGGCAGCCGCCTGGAGCGCAGGCGCATCACCCGGTCCGGTCCGACCTCACCGAGGCAGGCCCGCACCTCCTCCACTGCGAGCCGTTCTTCCGCGCGCCCCTCTTTCGCGAGCGACGACTCCATCGACGCCAGCGCGAGGCTCAGGTCCGTCGCGCGGGCGAACACCTCGGGATCATTGGAGAGCGCCTCGCGCAGGACCTGCACGGCCTCGCCGTTCCGGCCGGCGGCCTCCAGGCCTCGTCCCAGCGCCGTGCGTGTTTCCGGCGGTGCTCCGGGCAGCATCGTCGCTTGTTGCAGGTGCGCGATCCCATCGCGCGTCCGCAGCAGCGAGTTCACCTCGAGCAATCCCAGGGTGGTCAACCAGCGTGGCTCGATCGCCTGTCGCCGTGACGCTGCGAAATCGAGCAGCTGTTGCAGCGCCTTCGCGTAGCTGGCCGCACCGTCCGGCGTGTCGAGGCGGTACATCCGCGAGAGCGCCGTCCACGCGCGCTGGTCCGCCGGGACGCTCACCACGGCGTCGCACATCGAGCGGATCATCCCCGCGGTGTCCCCTGCGTCTCGGCAGGCATCCGAGAGTCGCAGGGCGGCCTCTGCGCGGCTGGGGGCGTCGGGGGCGATGTCCACCAGGCGGCTCAGCGCGTGGAGGGTCACCGTGTGATCCCCACGCGTCGTCCCGATCTTGTGCAGTCGCTCCAGCGCCAGCCGGTTGTTCGGCTCGAGGAGCAGCACGGCCTGCAGCGCCTCCTGCGCGAGGGGAAGATCGGCGAGAGGCCCCTCGTACAGGTCCGTCAGCAGGAAGTACGCGGTGACCTTCGCCTCCACGTCGGGTGCGGCGATCACGGCGCGCTTCAGTGTGTCGCGCGCCTCCGCCCACACCCGCTGCATCGTCAGCAGTCGCGCCAGCAGCAGCAGCGCTTCGGGATCGTCAGGCGTGACCTCCACCACGCGACGCATCGCGGCGATGCCGATTCCTGGCTCGGGGGCTCCACCTCGCCCCTGGTGTCGCAGGATCGCCCTCCCGATCTCGGTGCCG is part of the Chondromyces crocatus genome and encodes:
- a CDS encoding mechanosensitive ion channel family protein; the protein is MDPTIALDIPKDTNLIEIIRLGGVLTGLAVLVITWFVVRLVRGTLGRVGHRFAHRRLLINQISTLAGFTIYLTGILLAVSASVSLSREVVIALTGTAAVTVGFALKDLAASILAGVTIILDRPFQVGDRVTFGGTYGEVRSIGLRSVRLITLDDNVVTIPNNKFLTEAVSSWNYGALDMMLQLDFFVGVDQDIALAKQLVQESLTTNRYVYLKKPWMIVVNQVVHENYFAVRLRAKAHVLDVKYEQEFQTDVTERVLEAFRAHGVLPPALLHREVTDVAPKRRRVPGKDGPIGQVPAA
- a CDS encoding AAA family ATPase: MTVHRGLATLGTTLLLVALAATARSAAPGDTGTVKGASDAGIPTDAGASKDEVVDGGVPETGTDAPEATALDALAQRLELLDQQLQALRALGRGTLPERDLTCTALLGIDLTDDAAVTRRRLELGRELEAKQNTERTPELVDAGSDAGTDGGIHEAPPPRSPEVERREQELRQLEREVAEAQIALLSKPAWERRRIAEAEAERARNARQQEAAEAERNRAAEEAVAAEEARQRALVEAEQARSAAQRAIASERARAEQVRRDQARMREEISSRRSQDASASSARQARIFELVDAAEKATPGASATDALYGRIMSQLEALKPDTEAALREVSSRAEVPRYNLPADLPTGSTELGRERQELLSLAETLVEGERALILEARRLSSERMNELLAGERELNRSRVQLLGKLSQTRRDEVLGLGPEGGAQLGWEAWHVGARARWYALTRDDLGHRARAALRDPYVIGALITRGAPVLLVLAAAFYAFRRRRRIVDRSWTAASRVIRRPPLLRAIQRALDVLAALSPELIFLAAIWGIHGALGPVASFPEAQIAYELLIWYGLYRLCLNAAHRSIKWLSSTPNAPIREATSAKVLRSLRFVGRYALGVRVVLSLTAALVGEAFIHHQVRRFAWLGAIPIFLTLIRRWRGDIADAYLRLITKGALADAVRSTRDRWYGFFIAVAAFGVILLAGASSAARRFVLGFEQSRKVLAYLFRKRLERRAEEDAPRFTALGLPPDLVACFSEEPLSDPSEGIDRFPDLERFSHTFSTWRGGGRTGSMLIVGGAGAGKSSWLAAAAQRAEGVPQTRVPLPRRITSPGELYAQLGAALGAPHDARTSADALATWIRAQEPQLIVLDHAERLILRGTGAWGAWDALERLIEQVRDGAFWLCTMDLYAFHYLRFARQSEGAFRATVHLPRWTEQEIAALVHSRNARSGYSISYDDLLLEEVGGHEREARLVSTEQDYMRLLWDHANGSPRVALHFWLRSLVPDGDGQVRVRLFRSPYEDDLEALDEPSRFVLASVVWHGDVSPEEAEFSLRYPVSQCEAALVRLEELGVLAEDERRYRVTTRWQGAVNGFLLRKHLIEP
- a CDS encoding bifunctional serine/threonine-protein kinase/formylglycine-generating enzyme family protein; amino-acid sequence: MGLELNDGSIIEGRYRLARVIAENDMGTVWSAVRLDGGPPVAIKLFSPTAARGSQVNQRLLREARAAAALRHPSAITIHEVLVLADGTPAIVTDLLNGETLRTRLQRERRIDLPEMSRIMLPVISAVGAAHSLGIVHRDLRPETIFLVEPGLGQVGSARVKVLDLGITRITAVEGEAARIAGQTEPGTLLGTPHYMAPEQILGTPEVDYRADVWSLGVVLYEALTGVRPLDGSSTEKILKRILAGTVTRVRLVAPQVPSIIALLLEKMLTVDREQRPSLQEIGKVLVRFGNVTFRPFGPPARARTASGEFALVNGLREEPSSVSSAGVAGDGTPLPDVTASSSLHDEVSHVDEGAATDRFSEPGRFSDPGRFSEPGGFSRSELGAVGILPDEGEASPASPVSSSPAVATSNAATTVTAAASVADVTTAAIAATAATAQIEEVASSRRPEPPTALHQNSEGTHRPGDATPAAPPQRWTSLLGGAAILMVGSALILWWQRPTPGGSCPQGMAQVGEQLCLDEREVTAARYAACAERGQCLAHAPAPSGAPCAASPPAEAEPAARCVRRDAAEALCRAEGKRLPSQEEWTQASAAVNNSPYPFASTEPAATFRCAAAPSPP